One window from the genome of Cryptomeria japonica chromosome 6, Sugi_1.0, whole genome shotgun sequence encodes:
- the LOC131069984 gene encoding uncharacterized protein LOC131069984, which translates to MGNAHNTAKGSWAPRERVRQITDGIFEKVTEGKASANVDDVYTGILLSFNDINGMMPGIHIDPPSKEDVEKFDKDKNGHVEKEQFAAFILDKCTFDLITEINKDVTVSSFRWPALIMVGAPIVAGMTKDSSEKVPVIGKSLNNLSDSVLASAIAVVGMLLLQSISRPKLKKG; encoded by the exons ATGGGGAATGCACACAACACAGCCAAAG GGTCTTGGGCACCAAGAGAAAGAGTGAGGCAGATCACAGACGGAATATTTGAGAAAGTTACAGAAGGCAAAGCTTCTGCAAATGTCGATGATGTCTACACAGGGATTCTTCTCTCATTTAA CGATATCAATGGAATGATGCCGGGAATTCATATCGATCCACCTTCGAAAGAAGATGTAGAG AAGTTTGACAAAGACAAAAATGGGCATGTAGAAAAAGAGCAGTTTGCTGCATTTATCTTGGACAAGTGCACTTTTGATCTGATAACTGAAATAAACAAGGATGTGACAGTTAGCTCATTTAGATGGCCTGCTCTGATAATGGTGGGTGCTCCAATTGTAGCAGGGATGACAAAGGACTCTTCTGAAAAAGTACCAGTCATTGGCAAATCACTGAACAACTTGTCTGATTCAGTGTTGGCTTCAGCCATTGCTGTtgttggcatgcttttgcttcaaAGCATTTCTCGGCCCAAACTGAAGAAGGGATAA
- the LOC131069983 gene encoding uncharacterized protein LOC131069983: MGNAHNIAKGPRSPRERVRQITDQIFDKVTEGKESANVNDVYTGILLAFNDINRMMPGPHLDPPSKQDVEKFDKDKNGHVDKEEFALFVEKFTFDLINEISKSITVSALGGPAVIIVGAPVMAGMAKSSSEKVPVIGKLLSKLPDSMFASTITVVAMLLLQSTSRPKLSKG, from the exons ATGGGGAATGCACACAACATTGCCAAAG GGCCTCGTTCACCAAGAGAAAGAGTGAGGCAGATCACAGACCAGATATTTGACAAAGTTACAGAAGGCAAAGAATCTGCAAATGTCAATGATGTCTACACAGGCATTCTTCTCGCATTTAA TGATATCAATAGAATGATGCCTGGTCCTCATCTTGATCCACCTTCAAAGCAAGATGTAGAG AAATTTGACAAGGACAAAAATGGGCATGTAGACAAAGAGGAATTCGCTTTATTTGTGGAGAAGTTCACTTTTGATCTGATAAATGAAATAAGCAAGAGTATAACTGTGAGTGCATTAGGAGGGCCTGCTGTGATAATAGTGGGTGCCCCAGTGATGGCAGGGATGGCAAAGTCCTCTTCTGAAAAAGTACCAGTCATTGGGAAATTGCTGAGCAAGTTACCTGATTCGATGTTTGCTTCAACCATTACAGTTGTTGCCATGCTTTTGCTTCAATCCACTTCTCGCCCTAAACTAAGCAAGGGATAA